A single region of the Branchiostoma lanceolatum isolate klBraLanc5 chromosome 1, klBraLanc5.hap2, whole genome shotgun sequence genome encodes:
- the LOC136445142 gene encoding neuropeptide FF receptor 2-like encodes MNFSNMSSLNVTNTDPDLTAWKHPLAVTCLLTICNIVIFLLCITGNVVICVVVAKNRNMRNVTNYLIVNLAASDLFLGGFCMPFTMLDNLKGGWMFGEVMCKLQPMAQGVAMCASVFTLVAIAVDRYLAVMAPTDEKLSSRVCVVAIVVIWAASIGIMSPIIPMMVYKDYGHVQTCSEGWATWESRRAYTTSILVLCFALPLLVIAALYSRAATQLYLSNARRNRRQNTSGAGLGHKVRVFKMMAVVVVVFTLLYLPLHVLTMLVDFGDLSDVEKRPIYAYAFPVSHWLAFFHTCVNPFVYALLNRNFRKGFRAAFSNNRSSSTSNGCTCTFARRQRRRQKRTQHVKTPDLSKTRKISNDRSRLPTLLSPTTATTGDGPTRAVRPATLLLTTAVIESPPGPVFTNSTSLSTAASPPTGRIKKKTISNGPYNVSSREVHASFIMVTSV; translated from the exons ATGAATTTCAGCAATATGTCTAGTTTGAATGTGACGAACACGGACCCTGACCTGACGGCTTGGAAGCATCCTCTAGCGGTGACGTGCCTCCTGACCATCTGTAACATTGTCATCTTCCTCCTCTGTATCACCGGCAACGTTGTGATTTGTGTGGTCGTAGCCAAGAACAGAAACATGAGGAACGTCACCAACTATCTCATCGTCAACTTGGCCGCGAGCGACCTATTCTTGGGCGGATTCTGCATGCCGTTTACGATGTTGGACAACCTCAAGGGTG GTTGGATGTTCGGTGAGGTGATGTGCAAGTTGCAGCCCATGGCGCAGGGCGTGGCCATGTGTGCTTCTGTCTTCACTCTCGTGGCCATCGCAGTAGACAG ATACCTGGCAGTGATGGCACCGACCGATGAGAAACTCAGCAGCAGAGTGTGTGTCGTTGCTATTGTAGTTATCTGGGCTGCTAGCATTGGAATCATGTCACCTATCATCCCCATGATGGTGTACAAAGACTACGGACATGTCCAGACCTGTTCAGAAGGGTGGGCTACCTGGGAGAGCAGGAGAGCGTACACTACCTCTATCCTCGTGCTTTGCTTTGCCCTCCCCCTGTTGGTCATTGCAGCGTTGTACTCCAGAGCCGCCACACAGCTCTACTTATCCAATGCAAGAAGAAACCGTCGACAGAACACAAGCGGAGCAGGGCTGGGACATAAAGTTCGTGTCTTTAAGATGATGGCGGTTGTGGTTGTGGTGTTCACCCTGTTGTACCTACCCCTTCACGTCTTGACAATGTTGGTGGACTTCGGGGACTTGAGTGACGTTGAGAAGAGACCTATCTACGCGTACGCCTTCCCAGTCAGCCACTGGCTTGCGTTCTTCCACACCTGCGTCAACCCTTTCGTCTACGCTCTGCTAAACAGAAACTTTCGGAAAGGTTTTCGGGCCGCGTTTTCGAACAACAGATCGTCGAGTACGTCAAACGGATGCACGTGTACTTTCGCGCGGAGGCAAAGAAGGAGACAAAAAAGAACTCAGCATGTGAAGACACCTGACCTTAGTAAAACAAGGAAGATTTCGAACGACCGTTCGCGCTTGCCAACCCTGCTAAGCCCGACAACAGCAACGACAGGAGACGGGCCGACTCGAGCAGTGCGGCCGGCTACACTTCTCCTCACCACCGCTGTCATAGAAAGTCCTCCCGGACCCGTCTTTACCAACAGTACATCTCTGTCCACAGCAGCCTCACCACCGACTGGTCGGATCAAGAAGAAAACTATTTCAAACGGACCCTATAACGTGTCCTCCCGCGAAGTACATGCATCATTTATAATGGTAACCTCAGTTTAG